In Anaerolineales bacterium, one DNA window encodes the following:
- a CDS encoding histidine kinase N-terminal 7TM domain-containing protein: MLTNLDLNVPLVFLLAAVPYAWLGLFAWRKRPAVAVTPFAWTMLGLSIWAFAYSLEIYFPQLHLKLFFTSVEYIGIVSIPVFMLFFAVEFIGKRSLLTPRTRLLIWVIPTLILLLVWTNPFHHLMWDMETITEFAGITLLNVRFGVFFWIHAVFSYGLLILASTLLIIELLQRPGIYRIQISLVVLSILIPLGGSLVFVSGTGPVKNLDLAPLFFLPMALGLAWAIARYHLFDVLPLEHLTVLKNMRDGVIVLNPHQRIVYINPVTEGLFNCMENEAVGQPLGDVSETFGAKLAHYLTGGEHRAEIVIGQGSQARVYDVTVSPLHQLNIFQDRAPSDSMIILHDITERKNTEMAISRRESIMSSINLAAEQFLKESAWEHNIPAVLEKIGRAADVSRIHVVMNYIDKNGGAHSSLCYEWAAPGVSSQINNPALQHVSLHRSGFGRWENTLSQGHPIYGMVRDFPEDEKNFLQRQGSISIAVMPIFVDNQWWGFIMFDECRHERRWTTTELEALHIAANIFGSAETRARTEQKLVRRQHTLNLLHEIVLAALQSDDLDSMAQIVVDRLGELIKADGCFLSRWDEEQEQPVPLSAYGPYRDTYLSLRATPGEGTFTELAFRENHTLVIEDANIPPYNQYRLKKVFPFQSILVLPLVSGGKRMGAIMLTFEQPHNFQPEEIAISEQAAGLIALAMEKYQAVEKAQRRADASETLRKASATVAETLATNETVNRILEQLNQVIPCDSASVQLLDGNELVIVGGRGFADPKSILGIRFPITGEPNSIVMGTGKPHYIPETDDQYPNFNEIGNLHIRSWLGVPLIFQGKIIGLLTIDSTKSNHFKEEDIKSASEFSNQVAIALENARIFEEAQSQAVTDALTGLLNRRGLFQFGEFELQRAHRIQRPLCAVIFDIDHFKTVNDQFSHTIGDQILHKLADRCRNNSRAIDLIGRYGGEEFVIILPETNLESARRFAERLRLSIMNGSFTTDAGPLSITVSIGVTEANAAETLQTLIERADGALYNAKHAGRNCVMVNETV, from the coding sequence ATGTTAACTAATCTTGATCTGAATGTTCCATTGGTATTTCTCCTTGCCGCAGTCCCCTATGCGTGGCTGGGATTATTCGCATGGCGCAAACGCCCGGCCGTGGCCGTCACGCCGTTTGCATGGACAATGCTGGGGCTTTCCATCTGGGCCTTTGCATACAGCCTGGAGATATACTTTCCGCAGCTGCATTTAAAATTGTTCTTTACCAGTGTTGAATACATTGGCATCGTGTCCATCCCTGTTTTCATGCTGTTCTTTGCCGTTGAATTCATTGGCAAACGAAGCCTGCTCACGCCGCGCACAAGGCTTTTGATCTGGGTCATTCCAACTCTGATCCTGCTTCTCGTGTGGACAAATCCATTCCACCACCTGATGTGGGACATGGAAACCATTACCGAGTTCGCGGGGATCACATTGCTGAATGTCCGCTTTGGGGTTTTCTTTTGGATCCATGCCGTTTTCTCCTATGGATTGCTGATCCTTGCAAGCACCCTGCTTATTATCGAACTGCTTCAGAGACCGGGCATCTACCGCATCCAAATCAGTCTCGTGGTGCTGAGCATCCTCATCCCGCTGGGCGGCAGTCTGGTCTTCGTCAGCGGAACCGGCCCCGTCAAAAACCTGGACCTTGCGCCCCTGTTCTTTTTGCCGATGGCACTGGGGCTTGCGTGGGCGATTGCGAGATACCATCTATTTGACGTGCTGCCGCTTGAGCATTTAACCGTGTTGAAAAACATGAGGGATGGGGTGATCGTGCTGAACCCGCATCAACGCATCGTATACATCAACCCGGTTACGGAGGGCCTGTTCAATTGCATGGAAAATGAAGCGGTCGGCCAGCCGCTTGGCGATGTTTCGGAAACCTTTGGGGCAAAACTGGCACACTACCTGACAGGCGGTGAACATCGGGCCGAGATCGTGATCGGGCAGGGCAGCCAGGCCAGGGTGTATGATGTGACCGTCTCTCCCCTGCACCAGTTAAACATCTTTCAAGATCGAGCCCCATCCGACAGCATGATTATCCTGCACGATATCACGGAACGCAAAAACACGGAAATGGCAATCAGCCGCCGTGAATCGATCATGTCTTCCATCAACCTTGCCGCCGAACAATTCCTGAAAGAATCCGCATGGGAACATAATATCCCCGCGGTTTTGGAAAAGATCGGGCGGGCCGCGGACGTGAGTCGCATCCACGTGGTAATGAATTACATCGATAAAAACGGCGGGGCACATTCGAGCCTGTGTTATGAATGGGCGGCACCCGGCGTCTCTTCACAGATCAATAACCCGGCCTTACAGCATGTGTCGCTCCACAGATCCGGATTCGGCAGATGGGAAAACACCCTTTCGCAGGGGCATCCCATTTATGGCATGGTACGTGATTTTCCCGAGGATGAAAAAAATTTCCTGCAAAGACAGGGGAGCATTTCCATCGCGGTGATGCCGATCTTCGTCGACAACCAGTGGTGGGGGTTCATCATGTTCGATGAATGCCGTCATGAACGGCGCTGGACAACCACGGAGCTGGAGGCGCTCCATATTGCCGCCAATATTTTCGGCTCGGCGGAGACGCGCGCCCGTACCGAACAGAAGCTGGTGCGCCGCCAGCACACATTAAACCTTCTGCACGAGATCGTACTTGCAGCCCTGCAATCCGACGACCTTGACTCCATGGCGCAAATCGTCGTGGACCGTCTGGGGGAATTGATAAAAGCGGATGGATGTTTCCTCTCCCGCTGGGATGAAGAACAGGAACAACCCGTGCCGCTGTCAGCGTATGGTCCATACCGTGATACGTACCTTTCGCTTCGCGCCACTCCCGGTGAGGGCACGTTTACCGAACTGGCTTTCAGGGAAAATCACACCCTCGTGATTGAAGATGCAAACATCCCGCCATATAACCAATACCGGCTGAAAAAGGTCTTCCCGTTCCAGTCCATCCTTGTCCTGCCCCTGGTCTCCGGCGGGAAAAGGATGGGCGCGATCATGCTTACCTTTGAACAGCCGCATAATTTCCAACCCGAGGAGATCGCCATCAGTGAACAGGCAGCAGGTTTGATCGCCCTTGCGATGGAAAAATACCAGGCGGTGGAAAAAGCCCAGCGCCGCGCTGATGCATCCGAAACCTTGCGAAAGGCCAGCGCAACGGTCGCCGAAACGCTTGCCACCAATGAGACGGTGAATCGCATCCTCGAGCAGCTCAACCAGGTCATCCCGTGCGATAGTGCATCGGTGCAACTGCTGGATGGGAATGAACTGGTGATCGTCGGCGGGCGGGGCTTTGCGGATCCAAAATCCATACTGGGCATACGCTTCCCAATTACGGGTGAACCCAACAGCATTGTGATGGGAACTGGAAAGCCGCATTATATTCCCGAAACAGATGATCAATATCCCAATTTCAACGAAATTGGCAACCTCCACATCCGCTCGTGGCTGGGGGTGCCGCTTATCTTTCAGGGGAAAATAATTGGCTTGCTTACCATTGACAGCACCAAATCGAACCATTTCAAGGAAGAAGACATCAAAAGCGCATCTGAATTTTCAAACCAGGTTGCCATTGCACTGGAAAATGCACGCATCTTTGAAGAGGCGCAAAGCCAGGCGGTCACCGACGCATTGACCGGTCTGCTCAACCGCCGCGGGTTGTTCCAATTCGGCGAATTCGAATTGCAGCGCGCACACCGCATCCAACGGCCTCTCTGCGCGGTCATCTTCGACATTGACCACTTCAAAACGGTCAACGACCAATTTAGTCACACAATAGGGGATCAGATCCTGCATAAACTTGCAGACCGCTGCAGGAACAACTCACGCGCCATCGACCTGATCGGCAGATATGGCGGCGAGGAGTTTGTGATCATTCTGCCTGAAACAAATCTTGAATCCGCAAGGCGTTTTGCGGAACGCCTGCGCCTGTCCATTATGAACGGATCTTTCACCACCGATGCAGGGCCGCTGTCCATCACCGTCAGCATCGGGGTTACCGAGGCAAACGCCGCGGAGACACTGCAAACGCTGATCGAGCGGGCGGATGGCGCGCTCTACAACGCAAAACATGCGGGACGCAATTGCGTCATGGTGAACGAAACGGTTTAA